The segment CCCCTACATCCGTCCCAGCACCCCTACATCCGTCCCAGCACCCCTATATCCATCCCAGCACCCCTAAATCCGTCCCAGCACCCCTACATCCGTCCCAGCACCCCTACATCCATCCCAGCACTCCTACAGCCACCCACCCCTACATCCCAGCATGCCAGCACCCTGGCACACCAACACCCTGGTATGACAACATCTACACCCGCATGCAGCATCCCTAAACCCTGCAAACCCCTAACACTCCTGCCCTCCAGCTCCCGCACCCCCATGCAATCCAGCAGCCCAtcatccctgcagcccagcttcCAGGCGCCCACATCACCCCAATCCCCCTGTGACCTCTGCATCCCCTAAAACCCAGCCCCCCAGAGGGACACCTGCGTCGCCCTTCTCTTGGGGCAGGGTGCAGAGGGGCACCCGCGGCCTCACCTGCACGACCCTCATGTCAAGCCCCGTCTCGGAGGAGAGCTGCTCCCGCACGTGGCGGGCGGGCTTGGGGGAGTTTTTGTAGGCGTTCTTCAGCGTTTCCAGCTGCTTGGCCGTGATCGTGGTCCGGGGCCGCTTCGCGCCCGCCTCGGAGTCGTCTGCAAGCGAAGGAGCCGGTACCAGCCCCGAGCAGCAGCACACGCCACTGGGGAATATCTCCCCGAAAGCGGCTGCCCCAGAGCCCGCAGCGGCACCTTCCCGCAGGTAGCCCGGCGGGTACAGAGCCACGGCCGCCCCCGAGCGTGCCGTGCCCCTCGCAGCCTCTTCGGGGTGCCTACCGTTCTGCTTGGCAGTCTCGTAGTCCTCCTTGCAGACCAGCCGCCCGTCCTCCATCAGGTAGAACTCGTCGCCCGTGGCCAGCTGCCGGCTGCAGATGATGCAGGCGAAGCAGTGCAGGTGGTACACGAAGTCCTGGGCTTTGCGGACCACCTGGGTTGGGGGGATGCCCTGCTGGCACGCCGTGCATTTGGTCCCGAAACGCCTGGGGGAGAAGCGGGCGACCCTGAGCCCCCCGGCGAGGTGGGGTTTGCCGGGATGGGGGGCAGGAGACGGGGCAGGGTTTAAACCAGCAATCAACCTTATTATGCATGACACTTCACACGGCGGGGGTTTATCTTCCTCAGAGTGAGAGACCGGCCTAATGGAGCCGAGGAAGGTTTGATTTTAATGATTCTTTTAACTAATGCTTATAGGCTGCCTGATTTTTCCCCTGCAAGGACAGTACATATTTCATCCACATTAATaccaaataaattaattacgCCGCCCCGCTGGCATGATGAATCCCAGATTAATGCAGAATGATGGGGCTCTTACACCATAACGATGGCCTGACAGGGGCGTGGGGTGGGCTGGTGTGGGGCACGAGCAAAGCTGCCAGCACGGCTGCAGGGAGTGTGCAAGGGACACGGGAGAAGTGTGGCAGCAGCATGCAAGGTGGGggtgaaaatgggaaaagaagtGTGGAAGGAGCATGGTGCAAGGAGTGTGGGAGCAGCGTGAAAGAAATGTGCAAGGATGGTACAAGAACGCTGCGGGGAGAGTGGAAGATTCATGCAGTAAATGCGAAAGGAGCGTGCAAGTATGGTGCAGAAAGCGTGCAAGAGGAGAATTCACTGAATTAAGGGTGACAGGTGCCATGAGGAGGAAGCCAAAAGTAAGTGGATGTTCCACCGGTGTTTTTGGTAACAGATGTTGTGGGactgagctggggcagatccCCACCTCCCACTGGCACCACAGGGCTCTGCGAGGTCTCCCCCactccccagagcagccctaCACACCCCAGAGCACCACAGAGCcatcctggtgctgcagcagcccaggtgACAAAGCTGTCAGAATTAATCTGCCCGTGTCTGCTTTGAAGGAGGCAGCACAGGAACACCCAATCCCTTTGGCCCCAGCCCCCAGGCTGCGGGGACAGGCAGTGACATTCGAGTGCCCAGGGTGTGCAGCCACTCCAGGCACCTCTGGCTGTCCCCTGAGGCCTGAACATCCCCCAGTCGTGCAAAGTCACCCTCAAGCTCCATGACCGCTCATCCCCTCCGGAAATCCAGGGCACAGCCACCAAACTGGGTCTCTGAGACTGTCCCTGAGCCACGCAGCTGTCACCCAGGGATGGGTGGCAGGTACTGGGCATGACTGGTGCCAGCATGATTCTGGGGTGTTGGAAGCAGAAAGTGAGAAGGGAAAACCTGGTTTGTCTCATTTTCTGGACTTGTATCCTAAAGGGAGAGTccctggacatctgctggggaGACCTCAGCTCTCCTGGAGTCAGATGGGAGGGAAGGtgggagaggaagggagaaagTGGGAGAGGGGTGAAGAGGAGATGGAcaagagagagggaaggagggagggaagaaggaatGATAGAATGGAGGATAaagggagggatgcagggagggtGGGaatggaggggaggaggaaggagggtgggaatggagggaaggaggaaggcaggCATGAGAGAGGGATAGGATAAGCAGAGGATGCTTTTCTGTTCTCAAGGCTGAGCTGGTGCCCACTCTGCAGCCCCCATCCACTGCCCATTCACCCCCTCTCACAGGTCACTGTGAAAGCCATTTTAACAACCGTCCCGACACCCCGGGGTGCTTCCACATCATCTGAGGACACAGGACTCAGGACAGAGCCAAGGACCAAGAACGGCAATtcgggggaaggaaaaaaaaagacaaaaaaaaaatcagaaatcgATCTGATCCTTTCcaaagcagctcctgcactgccaAGTGCCTCTGAAGTTGGGCTGAAATCCTCACGTCCCCTGCAGGCTCCCTACCCCGAGATCAATGAGCGGTTAAGGAAAGGTGAGGTGCGAGCGCCGAGCTGCTATTGATTGGCACCAAATAATCCAGGCAGGACCTCATCTGAGAAAGTCGCTGATCTTTCAACTCCAATTAACATTGATTGCCCGCACCTTTTGGGCGACTATTTAAATGACTCGGAGATTAATAGGCTGGAAAATATCAGAAGTGAAGTGTTATTACCCAGGCTGGAGTGGCCGCTTTGACCGTCTCCGGGAAGGAGAAATCCGAGCTGCATCTTTGGTCCTGATGCCTGATGAGGATCTAGGAGAGCCTGGGGATGGGAAGGCAGGGAAGTCCTGTCTAGGGACTAATGGTAATGGCTTTAGGATTGTGGTGAGGGGTGGTGGGGACAGCCCGTGTGGCTGGTCCGGAGTGGGAGATGATGGCACGAGGAGGTGGCTTTAGTCCCgaggggcagcagctgctgcatccAAGCAGTGAAAGGCATCCCTCGGCCAGGATCCAACCCCTCTGCTTCATGGTATTCAGTCCCAGCAAAAAAACCTTCTCTGTCCCTTGGGAAAACTCACAAATTTCACCGGTAGCCAGGGACCAGAGCATCCTAAAGGCAAAGTCCATTTTTAATGGGGTTGTCCTGTCTCgtgggagcagggaaatgccaaGGCTGGGGCATCGCACAGCTCAGAGGCAGCTGCCAAGGCATTCAAATGAGGTTTCCACACTAATGGGAgcaaaaaagaattaaaaaaaaaaaaaaaaggaagaggtaAAAGGTGAAGGGAGAGAAACAGCATCAGTAAATCCCGAGGAGGCGAGGGAGGCACTCGGGAGGAAGAGGCTGTGGGTGCCTTGCGCGGGTTTCTCCTGCCCTCTAGCTCCGCGCGGAGCCGGGGCCGCAGGATGTCACCCCGGGGACCTGGCCACCAGCACGGGGGAGGGACAGGAGCACCGGGGAGATGTGGGGCTTTCCCGTGGTTAAATCCCAACAGGCAGCATCCACTTGGCAGCGGCTGCAAAGCACCGACACCCCCTTTATttccacaacaacaacaataaaaagaaGCCGTAGGAAGATTTTGGAGAAATTACGCTTTAAAATTCGGCTGTGTGCTCGCTCCGGGGGCAGGGAGGCGCTGCTTTGGGGGGTACTCACTTGAAGAAATCCTCCTTGCAGTAGACGCTGCCGGCCCGGGAGAAGCAGCGGTCGGCCAGCTGCATCTGGCAGTCGGCGCACttgaggcaggagctgtgccagtgccGGTCCAGCACCTTGAGGATGAACTTGTCCAGGATGTGCTGGTTGCAGCCGGCGCACTGGGGGATCTCTGCCCGGCGGGGAGAGGATGGACAGAAGAGCAGCGTCAGCCACCGCAACCCCCTCGGGGCTCCCAAAACCCTGCCCGGCCGCGCGCTGCGGTTTTTGGAGATGCCACCCGCGGTGTCCCGGCACGTCTCCCTCTGCAAACCTCGGCCAAAAGCCGCCGGGACAGCCAAGGCACGGCTGCACTCGGACAAACACACGCGCGGTGCTTTCCCTTCCTGCACCCCGTTTTTCAGGCCGTGTTTCCCTCTCTGCCACGCGttttccctgcctgcctctccttccctctggaaTGGCACAACCACCAAGCAGGGACACCGCTTGTTGACCCCCGCTGACTCACACATAGGGAAGtggatggatttgggggggaaaaaaaaaaagaaaaaagattttaaaagaaaaaaaaatattaaaacaaacaaacaaaacagcaaGGGGggtaaaaaagggaaaaattcaaaaaggaagaaagattttaaaaaggaaaaagtgtattaaaatacaaaaaaggaaaatattaagaaaagggaaaattatgaaaaaggggaaatatttttttaaaaaggaaaaaggtatagaatgaaaaagttttttaaaaaggaaaaaatataagaaatagATAAAAAGCGAGGAagataaaaaagggaaaagactttttaaaggaaaaatatttaagaaggaaaaaaatcacaagaaggaaatttttttaaaaggaaaaggaaggaaatattctaaaacaaaacaggaaaaatgagaaaataaagcagaaacaaaaaaaaaaaggcaaaaagaggagaaacaaaaaaagtgagagaagagaggaaaggaatggtacaagggaggaaaagaaaaaaaggaaaagggggtacaggaagagaaaggggaagggaatcaaaagaggggagaaagggaaagaaagaagaaggaaaggaagaaaaagaggggaaagagaaaagaagggagggggaagaggaaCGAACAGgcaaaggaggaaagaaagaggaaggggaaggaggaaaagagcaCAGGAAAATCTCGTATTGTTACAGCCTCAAACAACATTATTTCAAGATGCTTTGGGGTCCTGCCACGTACCTCTGGTGAAGGCAGCTGGTTCCACCAGCCCAGGGTGGACACGTCCCCTCCCAGCGCCCCTCAGACCGCGGCTACTGCTGCCGCTCAAGCCTCTGCCTCACTAACCGCACAATAAACTAAAAAACAATAGTTCTACGGCTTCCAGAGGTGCCTCTATCCCTTCTTGTTTTGGGAACACCTGGACGCTTCGCTCTCCCCTCTCCAGCACCGCGGCACCAGCCACGTTTTCCACGCTGGGTTTGTTAAACGCGTTTGAGAGCAGCGCGAACGCCGCTGGCACCGGCGGTGGCACCAGCGCAGCACCGGCCCCAGGAAATCCTTCTCGGCCGTTTCATAAACGCGTGTGCATCTTCAGGAAACACGTTTTGTGTCGAAATGATTATTTATGTAAACACGCGTGTATTTACATGCACCCTCCTGCACCCTCACAAGCCAACAAAGAGCTTTCCCCTTCCTAAAAGCAGCGACGCAGCTCAATTTCAACAAGCAAACAACTGCAGCCGAGAATACGATACCTCCCTTCAAATTTCCAAtgaaaactaatttattttaagaGAAGACCGATTTTCCTTCCAATTTCGCTGTAGATGCACGGCACCAACCCCACGCAAAGGTGCCTGTGTGTGCAATGATGCCTGTGCGCACACACGGggatgaaaataataataaaaataataatatcaaCAATAACAAAAGGGGGAACTGCCAGGGGAACCATGAGATGTCCCTCTGGtttgcagagagaaaatatcTCAAATTCAAGCCCTGCACCCTGCTTTGTGCTTTGCCACAGAGGCAGCTGCCTCCCTGCCTCGCTTTTATTGCGCTCGTTTTACCTGAATTATTTTATAGAACAGGAATAAAGTTAATGGGTACAACTGGTACGTCAGGAACGAGGCGCTCCCGGGCTGTCTTTGCCCACCAGCATTCCGTGTTTGTGCGCACACGGTGGCTTGGATGGTCCTCGGGGGGGACACAGCCGCGGGTCACCCCTCTCCGCCCGGGGACCACCCCGGCGATGCAGCGGCCTCGGTGCCAACCTCTccccgggggcggggggaagtttgggggtcccccccgccccggggTGATGTGCCCGGCAGGGGACCGCACATGAGCACCCCGGGCGGGATTTGGCCGTATCCCATTCAAGGCCGTGGGCAGATCCGCAATCCCCCGCCTCCCCGCGGACCCTCCCACGCACGGGGACCCGAGCGATGGCCTGGCCCCCGCCGCTACCGTGATTTATTAGCGGCGGGTCCATCTTCCCATTCCCCCCTCCCCGCCTCTCTCCCCGACgggaaaaattaaagaaatatcGATTGAAACGAAACAAACTGGCCGGTGGCCTCAGTAATCCCTGAGCCCGCAAAAGCCCCTCTGAAAGGGAGCGGGGGCTGATGCGGGGGGGATGCGCTCGCCGCCGGGCACCGCGGGGCACAAACACCCCCGGCTCTGGGGCTGCGTCCGGCTCCTGCTCGGGGAAGGGATGGAGCCCGCGGATGCTGCGGAATGGCTGTCCGGGAGTGCGGGGGGGAAAGCGGAACACAAAGGCGGCCCGGGCCGCCGGTACCGGAGCCTGCACCGAGCCCAAGGAAAGCACCGGTCCGGGGATTCCTTCAAAAGTCTTGCTGCGGGGAGGAAACCTCATTCCCTCACATGCAGAAACCTTCCAATTCATTTCTCTGCTGCGGGCAAGCGACTTTCTCGGCGGCGATTAATCactcccccagctccagccccttgGCCAGAGCCTGCCGGCAGCCGGGCACTGTTCCCGCAGGCTTTGGCACAAGTTTTGACTCCGGTGAGATTTGCAAAACAATATTCATAAATAATATTcggaattttatttttaacagtctCGTCTGCAAGGCTAAGCAAGGCATGTCGGGGGGGCGGGTGGTGGGGGGGagaggctgctctgctccccaaaatcctgcagaaaaacatgCTGTAGGACACAGCCGCTGCTAAAATAACGAGGTCGGTGGctaaagggagaggaaaaactaTGATTTAATagtgattaaaaattaaaatgtcacGGATTTTCCTTTCACACACGATGAAATACCGAAGTGCTGCTGGGGACTGGGGGGAGACCCTGGCTCCTTCTTGGGAAGGGGTTCCCTGCCCAGGGACAATTTCCTTTGGCTCGAAGGGGGCTGCGTTTTTTGTCACTGAGGCAGGCTCAGACCCCAGATCTATCACGACATGGAAGCAGgtggctgggagctggcagcgGCCGCAGGGCTCAGGCTGGGGCAGCGGGGAAACCACAGAAGGATGATTTCCAGCAGCCCAGCCTCAtctattttctttctgccttttttttttttttgcacataaataagtataataattattattattaataaaaatattaatagagATATAATAGCAATATTTGTAGTAATAGTAGTTGTAGTTGTAGttgtagtagtagtagtagtaataataataataatgataataatatcTCGTTTGAGTATTTCCTGTTAATTCTTGATATCCATCAGTCAGTACAGGAATGACAATGCCATGGGCAAGGGAGTTTGGTGGCCCCGAGGAGGGCCAGATCAGGGAGCTATTCTGGGGCAATGCTGCTCCACGGTAGTTTGGGCACctcactttttttcctaaatcaaGGGATTCCGAGGCCATAGAAGTGACCCAGCGACCCGGAACCGGCGGCGTGACTCGGGATACGGTGGTGGGACAGACCCTGcgtgtccccgtccctgtccctgcaccgGCTCTGTGCTCCTGACCGcgatttttcttcccctctgctgCGGTGAAATTGGTTAAACGGGCCCTCCTGTTCAACCCTCCCGCAGCTCGGCAAAGGGACCGAACCGGGGGATAACGGCGACAGGTCCCCCGAAGAGCCGCGGGAAAGAGGCACCACCGAAAAACCCAGGGAAAACGAATTCCAGGCGCCCGGGGGGCCGGGGCCCCGTGCGGGGCACGGAACGGCGCGGGGGCTCCGCGGGGCAGCGGCCGGAGGTGCGGGAAACCTGTCCCGGAGAGGACACCCCCGTGCCCCCCCGTATCCCCCGACGTGCGGCCGGACCCCGGGCGGGCTGTCCCGCACCTCGGGCCCGTCTCGCCCCTCCTCCACCGCCGCCCGAGGTCCCTCCCCTCAACTTTCTCGGCGCCgctgtgggggggggggggggggcccgAGCATCGCCCTCTTGGCCCCGGTGGGGTCCCCCATTCCGGGAGCGCGGCGACGCCCCGGTCTCGGGAACGGTTTGCAAACgggaagaaataataataataaaaacaacaacgataataacaacagcagcaacacCCGCGCAGGTGGCCGCCCGCGGAGgcccccccgcccgcccgcgcaGCCCAGGGCGCGCCGGGGCACGGCCGTCCCCCACCATCCATGGGAGGCATCCGCAGTGCCCACGGGATGGCCCCGCGCGGGGCTCGGCCCTGTCAGGGGCTGACAGCCCCTGTGGCTCACTCACGGCTCGGGTCCAGCATCGCCCCTCGGGGTGCACCATCCCCAGCGGGCTGCATCCCCCCGTGCGCGCACCCCCACGGACGCGCTACCTGTAGCTGCAGGGCTACAGACACCCATACAGACGCGCACGTCATTTTTGGATAGACGCGGGTGCGGCGGCATCGCTCCGGGGGCCGCGCGGCGCCCAGCCGGGCTCGCCATCCCGGTACCGCGCACGCACGGCCCTGGGCCCCTTCCCACCGCCGCCGCTCGCCGCCTGTCGCGATCAACGGTAGAAGCGCGGTGTCGTGCGCTGCGGGTCGGCGatgcgcggggccgggcgggggccggggccgtactcacactcacactcacataCTCACACTCACatactcacactcacactcacgcACTCGAATTCACGCTCACACACGCACAGCCGGAGCCGCGCCGTCCTCCCCGTCGGGGCCGGGCCCGCATCGCTCcgctgcccgcccgccccggggcACCGCTCTCCCTTCCGCACCCTCCGCATTTCCTCGCCCGTGCACGGCGCTACACGCTGGGGAAAATAAACGGAAAGTGCAGAACCGGGAGCGAACGGGAGCGGAGGCACCTGCCCACCCGCAGGGCGCTGCCCCGCCGGCCCGGGGCCGCCTTTGCGGCAGGGAGcgaaggagggagaaaagaaaagcgTCCTTACGTTGCACCGGCACACCGAGGATCTCGGGAAGCCCCTTGACAGCCCCTTCGGCAGCGAGCGCAGAGCTTTGCATCATTTTATtggcccggggggcggcggagGGGAGAGAAGAGGGGCGGGAGagccgcgggccgggccggcggaGCCCGGCGGCGGGAGGTGCCGTGTCCCGGTGCCGTGTCCCGGTGCCGTGTCCCGGTGCCgtgtcccggtgccggtgcccgcCGGTGCCGCCCGCCTCCCATTCATTCCCCTGCGGGGAGCGCGCCTGACGTCACCGCCCGCaggggggcgggggcggggcgggccccccgcagccaatcagcgcccgCTCCGCGCCGCTGGGGGCGGGACCTGGGGCGGGAAGGCGGGGCTTgtgcggcgggggcggggcctgcggggaaggggcggggccgggccggcggggcctctggggacagggacgagCCCAAGGCCGCGGGCGGGCTCCGCTCTCGGGGCTCGGGGACCTTCTCCCGCTCCATGGAAGGCGCTGGCTtcgggcacagccccagccctgtccctcctgccGCTGGGAATGGAGGCTTAGCCAAGGGCCGCTTCCCCGGCTCCCGAGGACAGCGGCACATCCCGCCCCAACACGAGCTATTGCCCAGCGGCTGTCACCCCGCCGTGGCACGCTCTGCTTCCACGGGGCGCTGCACCACATCCCTGGGGCCATCCCAGTGGTGCCTCCCCAGGGACACACCTGGCCATGGACAGAGCGCGCCCAGCCTGACAGCCCGCTGGCCCTGGTGGCACAAGGGTGGCACCGCCGAAGTCACAGGGCGAAGGGCTCGGTGTGGCGACGGCCTCCATGAGGATCCCCGTGGGGCTCTGCTGAGGGAAAACCCTGAGAGAACGCAGCCCCCGCCGCTGGTGTGGCTGTACCTGGCAGCCAAGGGCTGAGCAAGGAAACTCACCGAAATGGAGCTGAAGTTAGGGTGGGTGCCCCCAGCATCACCCTTCCCGGTGCCCGCCGTGTCACCAGCTCGGGGACACTGGTACCAAACAGCCCCGATGTGCTGGGCCATCCCGCTCCGCTCAGAGAGCAGGGCGAGGCTCCCGAGGTGGCACACGGCAGCTTCTGGCAGGTGAGGGAGGATGCTCACCCAGCCAAGAGCATGGCCACCCTCAGTTCAGGCATGGTGTTCCCATGCCAAGCCTTCGTTTCCACACTGTTAGGAAGAGGATTTTCCCACCTGAAAAAACCCGAAACCCTGCTCCGTCAGGAAATGTGCAGATGGGACAAGCCagcaactggaaaaaaatgcttaaaaataaaagtaataaagCCTAAAAGATGTATTAAGACTGATGGTTCCTCAGGAAAAAATTGAAGTTTTTCTATGAGATGCTGGGGTTTGACCCCCTCAAAGCTCCATTTTTACCAGCAAAGCCCCGTCCTCCTCATatggcagctctgtgctgagACCGGTGTGCACTCATACAGGAGTGAGCTCAACCCTGCAGTTCACTGAACGCCAAAATCTGCTTCCCATCACCGGGAGGTgaatcccagcccctcccatcCCATGCCGTCCCGTCCCCTAAATCACGCTGCAGCTCTTAAGTGCATTAAGCACCGCCAGACCCCCGTCGCCCCCGGCCACCTGCGCTCCGCAGCCCCTTGGGGCAGGGCCACCGTGCCCCCCCAGTCCCCAGCCAGCCAGAGCGTGGCTCCCAACACGCAGAAAGGCAGGTCCCTAAGGCAGATTTACGGGAGAAGTTTAGCCGGACGCgcggacagacggacagacggacactGCCCCATGGTcgccctgtcctgctgctttgCATTTCCAACCTATTTCCCTAATTATTCCACCGCTGCTGGGAGTCACCGCGGTCTCCCAGCTCTCTGGCACTCTCTGATTTATCTCTCAGCCGGGATAACAGCTCCCTCCACCCCCTTCTCCTCGGGGAATtcaattttcattcatttttctgctttgccaGATTGATCCagccccctctgccctgctctggatCACTCATGGAAGTGGTGAGCGGGCAAAGGGAGCCACACAGCACCGAGCCTTCaccctggagaagctgggggctAGGGAGGGAGTCGGGGGGCtgccaccaccaaaaaaaaccacctcacCAGTATCTTCCTGTGCTCGCTCACACATCTTCCCAGCAGCGCCTTCATCCCTTCTTCTCCTGGTAGCACGGCTTTGTTCCCCTCCATCCTTCCTGCTGTCCATCTGTTCCTTATGTTGGTGGGGATCTTTTGGTCtctttaaggatttttttagaTCACTTTGGGCTTTTTGGTCTcttttgagtttgtttttccCATCTCACAGGAAGGAGAGGGTGGTTGAGATGGGCACGAGGTGCTTGCCCAGCAAATCGTCTCTGTGCCAcccaaaatgctgctgggtcctggtggagcccagagaggggggtTATATGTGGTGGGTGAGAAGTGTTTCCCCTCCAggctttctcctcctcccagaGCTAAATCAGAGCTAAGGCTCACGGTgagcagcctgcagcagggtgaATGTCGATTTTCATCAGGTTGCATTTCTGGGGCacttttggggggctctggccCCGCACAGATGCCCTGCTCCTTCCTTGGCATTGCCTGGAGCCCTctggccctgcagccagaggacgACAGGAGCAGCATGAGGTGATGATGCAAAACCCACAGACGAGCAGGGATGCTGCTCCCACACCTTCCCTGCTGGGATTCATCGTTAATAAAATGCAGGTAAATCCCAGAGCCTGTGACAAAACACAGA is part of the Anomalospiza imberbis isolate Cuckoo-Finch-1a 21T00152 chromosome 9, ASM3175350v1, whole genome shotgun sequence genome and harbors:
- the LHX4 gene encoding LIM/homeobox protein Lhx4, encoding MMQSSALAAEGAVKGLPEILGVPVQQIPQCAGCNQHILDKFILKVLDRHWHSSCLKCADCQMQLADRCFSRAGSVYCKEDFFKRFGTKCTACQQGIPPTQVVRKAQDFVYHLHCFACIICSRQLATGDEFYLMEDGRLVCKEDYETAKQNDDSEAGAKRPRTTITAKQLETLKNAYKNSPKPARHVREQLSSETGLDMRVVQVWFQNRRAKEKRLKKDAGRHRWGQFYKSVKRSRGGGKLEKESSAEDCGVSDSELSFREDQILSELGHNNRVYGSVGDVAGGQLLNGGFSVEGTGQTYQDLRDGSPYGLPQSPSSISSLPAHPPLLNGLDYAVDGSLGLVAHGAQGVSQTLRAMAGGGPTSDISTGSSVGYPDFPTSPASWLDDMDHPPF